The Engystomops pustulosus chromosome 9, aEngPut4.maternal, whole genome shotgun sequence genome includes a window with the following:
- the NAIF1 gene encoding nuclear apoptosis-inducing factor 1, with translation MATPAKKRKTNFSEQEVEIIMEEMEKQKHILINHYNAGVPLLTKSNAWYDILKRVNAISTCHRELAEVKKKWSDLKTEVRRKMSQARATVEGEGDVGTPPVMLTPLQQRICNLLGESAILSLSTQECPAEIPTQVSISSPGTVTLSQIPTETTYHTLEENVVEYCTTEAPSTVTSETPVEIISPTTEVTGKPQELKNRIALNSARLLQEQRVTNLHVKEIAQHLEQQNDILQMIRRSQEVQASAQERQAQAMEGTQAALSALIQVLRPMIKDVRKFLQSRIVDSTTSNEAGGPGTHNGQSNPISQ, from the exons ATGGCTACGCCAGCCAAGAAGAGGAAGACGAATTTCTCAGAGCAGGAGGTGGAAATTATCATGGAGGAAATGGAGAAGCAGAAGCACATCCTGATTAACCATTACAATGCTGGGGTGCCCCTGCTGACCAAAAGCAACGCCTGGTACGACATCTTGAAGCGGGTAAATGCCATCAGCACGTGCCACCGCGAGCTGGCGGAGGTGAAGAAGAAGTGGTCGGACCTCAAGACCGAGGTGCGGCGGAAGATGTCCCAGGCGCGCGCCACGGTGGAGGGCGAGGGAGACGTGGGCACCCCACCGGTCATGCTCACCCCGCTACAACAACGGATATGCAATCTGCTGGGCGAAAGCGCCATCCTCAGCTTATCCACCCAGGAGTGTCCGGCCGAAATACCCACCCAGGTGTCCATCAGCTCACCTGGCACCGTAACACTGTCACAAA TTCCTACAGAAACAACTTATCACACTTTGGAGGAGAATGTAGTAGAGTATTGTACAACTGAAGCCCCCAGTACTGTTACTTCTGAGACCCCCGTAGAGATTATCTCTCCTACTACTGAAGTCACTGGAAAACCTCAAGAACTGAAGAATCGAATCGCTCTAAACTCTGCGCGGCTCTTACAGGAACAGAGAGTGACTAACTTACACGTGAAGGAGATAGCCCAGCATCTGGAACAGCAGAACGATATCCTGCAGATGATTCGTAGGTCGCAGGAAGTCCAGGCCAGTGCACAAGAGAGGCAAGCCCAAGCTATGGAGGGGACTCAGGCGGCACTGAGCGCGCTCATTCAGGTGCTGCGACCGATGATCAAAGATGTCCGTAAATTCCTACAAAGCCGAATAGTCGACTCCACGACGAGCAATGAAGCTGGTGGACCGGGAACCCATAACGGACAATCAAATCCTATCAGTCAGTGA